In the Cydia fagiglandana chromosome 14, ilCydFagi1.1, whole genome shotgun sequence genome, one interval contains:
- the LOC134670696 gene encoding lipase 1-like, which yields MSVVKLGLFLIVCMNLMLCESQVMRKEATMTVPQLITAAGYPTEKHRVRTPDGYILQMHRLPTGRRSARRSDSSKGKRAVLVVHGLLGCSGDFVIMGPERSLGFLLADAGYDVWLGNLRGNLYTSHQNMTRNNPAFWEYSFHEHGKYDIPAMIDKILNVTGLSKIMYVGYSMGTTSFFTMMAQRPEYNEKIIAMVALAPAVYLDNVRPFTDLFIKTINVPATMRQRGLISVNLQQDFMNTVLGNLCNSRDPRQDLCLQIVYTVVGDDYEQNDPMMSSVIMVRMQPASWRQLEHFAKIAMSGVFTSWENGLYGDVKPYDLTNVKVPVTLLYGLNDQLTEKNQIMRLAAVLNSTGMLEDVRPGCNWPKFNHLDFVFAKDVGKLLNKPLIKHINKLYETYSRS from the exons ATGTCGGTGGTAAAATTGGGGTTGTTTCTGATTGTGTGTATGAACTTGATGTTATGTGAATCCCAAGTGATGAGGAAGGAGGCTACTATGACAGTG CCACAACTCATAACGGCAGCCGGCTACCCAACAGAGAAGCACCGAGTGCGAACACCCGACGGTTACATCCTTCAAATGCACAGATTACCAACCGGGAGGCGATCAGCGCGGCGGTCGGACTCGTCCAAGGGGAAGAGGGCAGTCCTAGTTGTCCATGGGCTTTTGGGGTGCAGCGGGGACTTCGTCATTATGGGGCCTGAGAGAAGTCTCG GCTTCCTCTTAGCTGACGCCGGCTACGATGTATGGCTGGGCAACCTCAGAGGCAACCTATACACGTCACATCAGAACATGACGAGAAACAATCCAGCCTTCTGGGAGTACAG TTTCCACGAACACGGCAAATACGACATACCAGCCATGATAGACAAGATTCTCAACGTGACCGGGCTATCGAAGATCATGTACGTTGGCTATTCGATGGGAACCACAAGTTTCTTCACAATGATGGCCCAGCGGCCGGAGTACAACGAGAAGATCATCGCCATGGTTGCCTTGGCACCGGCTGTGTATCTGGACAACGTCAGGCCCTTCACTGACTTGTTCATCAAGACTATCAATGTTCCT GCGACCATGCGTCAGCGCGGCCTAATATCAGTGAATCTACAGCAAGACTTCATGAATACTGTCCTCGGAAACCTGTGCAACTCGCGGGACCCTCGCCAGGACCTGTGCCTACAGATAGTCTACACAGTCGTGGGTGACGATTATGAGCAGAATGATCCA ATGATGTCAAGCGTTATCATGGTCAGAATGCAACCGGCCTCGTGGCGACAGCTGGAGCACTTTGCCAAAATCGCTATGTCCG GCGTTTTCACGTCATGGGAGAACGGATTGTATGGCGACGTGAAGCCGTACGACCTGACCAACGTTAAAGTGCCCGTGACTTTGCTCTACGGTCTGAACGACCAACTGACGGAGAAAAAT CAAATCATGCGTCTAGCCGCAGTACTGAACAGCACAGGCATGCTAGAAGACGTCCGGCCCGGCTGCAACTGGCCCAAATTCAACCATCTCGACTTTGTATTCGCTAAAGATGTGGGGAAATTATTGAACAAGCCTTTGATCAAACATATCAATAAATTATACGAGACATATAGTCGATCATGa